The Amycolatopsis mongoliensis genome includes a window with the following:
- a CDS encoding NAD(P)H-dependent oxidoreductase subunit E codes for MDLKLLDAVATREERAAVAGFAGGGRDQLLPALHAVNDRVGWISQGALNLICETLHVPPADAYGVASFYSLFALEERPERVVHVCTDLACRVNGADTVCDVLTEHVGAAGKARGGVTWQRSPCLGVCERAPAALTFQAGDPAATELLAPATGASAVLATRREPSASDGLAPVIHQRDGLRLLRRVGVVDPSSLDDYRAAGGYAALRNALRMGEAAVIREVTDAGLLGRGGAAFPTGRKWAATAAQPAGPHYLVCNADESEPGTFKDRVLLEGDPFALVESMTIAAFAIGARHGYVYLRGEYPRALRLLRNAIDVARERGFLGADVMGHEGFSFDIEIRRGAGAYICGEETAIFNSIEGFRGEPRTKPPFPVEQGLFGKPTVVNNVETLVNVPLILTEGAAAYRAIGTEASAGPKLFCLSGNVERPGVYEVPFGTTLRELLSLAGGVPEGREMRAILLGGAAGGFVRPDELDLPLTLEDARAAKTTLGSGVVLVLDDLADLGGFLLRIASFFRDESCGQCVPCRIGTVRQEEAIRRVLSAGSDERPLLREVGQVMRDSSICGLGQTAWNAIESAIDRLGALQ; via the coding sequence ATGGACCTCAAGCTCCTCGACGCCGTCGCCACCCGCGAGGAACGCGCCGCCGTCGCCGGGTTCGCCGGGGGCGGGCGCGACCAGCTGCTGCCCGCCCTGCACGCGGTCAACGACCGGGTCGGCTGGATCAGCCAGGGCGCGCTCAACCTCATCTGCGAGACGCTGCACGTGCCGCCCGCCGATGCCTACGGCGTGGCGAGCTTCTATTCGCTGTTCGCGCTGGAGGAGCGGCCGGAGCGGGTGGTGCACGTGTGCACCGACCTGGCCTGCCGGGTCAACGGCGCGGACACGGTGTGCGACGTCCTCACCGAGCACGTCGGCGCCGCGGGGAAGGCGCGGGGCGGGGTCACGTGGCAGCGCAGCCCGTGCCTCGGCGTCTGCGAACGAGCCCCCGCGGCGCTGACCTTCCAGGCGGGTGACCCGGCGGCCACCGAGCTGCTCGCCCCGGCGACCGGTGCGTCGGCCGTGCTCGCCACCCGGCGGGAACCGTCCGCTTCGGACGGCCTCGCGCCGGTGATCCACCAGCGGGACGGCCTGCGGCTCCTGCGCCGGGTGGGCGTCGTCGATCCGTCCAGTTTGGACGACTACCGCGCGGCCGGCGGGTACGCGGCGCTGCGCAACGCCCTGCGCATGGGCGAGGCCGCGGTGATCCGCGAGGTCACCGACGCCGGCCTCCTCGGGCGCGGGGGCGCCGCGTTCCCGACCGGGCGCAAGTGGGCGGCCACGGCCGCCCAGCCCGCCGGCCCGCACTACCTGGTGTGCAACGCCGACGAGAGCGAGCCGGGCACGTTCAAGGACCGGGTGCTGCTCGAAGGCGACCCGTTCGCGCTGGTCGAGTCGATGACGATCGCCGCGTTCGCGATCGGCGCCCGGCACGGCTACGTCTACCTGCGCGGTGAGTACCCGCGCGCGCTGAGGCTGCTGCGCAATGCGATCGACGTCGCGCGCGAACGCGGGTTCCTCGGTGCGGACGTCATGGGCCACGAGGGGTTCTCGTTCGACATCGAGATCCGGCGCGGCGCGGGTGCGTACATCTGCGGCGAAGAGACTGCGATCTTCAACTCGATCGAAGGCTTCCGCGGCGAACCCCGCACGAAGCCGCCGTTCCCGGTCGAGCAGGGGCTGTTCGGCAAGCCGACCGTCGTCAACAACGTCGAGACGCTGGTGAACGTCCCGCTGATCCTCACCGAGGGCGCGGCCGCGTACCGGGCGATCGGCACCGAGGCCTCGGCGGGGCCCAAGCTGTTCTGCCTGTCCGGGAACGTCGAACGGCCCGGCGTCTACGAGGTGCCCTTCGGCACGACGCTGCGGGAGCTCCTCTCCTTGGCCGGGGGAGTGCCCGAGGGGCGGGAGATGCGGGCGATCCTGCTCGGCGGCGCGGCCGGCGGGTTCGTCCGGCCCGACGAGCTCGACCTGCCGCTGACCCTGGAGGACGCGCGGGCGGCGAAGACGACGCTGGGGTCCGGGGTCGTGCTGGTGCTCGACGACCTGGCCGACCTCGGCGGGTTCCTGCTGCGGATCGCGTCGTTCTTCCGCGACGAGTCGTGCGGGCAGTGCGTCCCGTGCCGGATCGGGACCGTGCGGCAGGAGGAGGCGATCCGCCGGGTCCTGTCGGCCGGTTCGGACGAGCGGCCGCTGCTGCGGGAGGTCGGGCAGGTGATGCGGGACTCGTCGATCTGCGGTCTCGGCCAGACCGCGTGGAACGCCATCGAATCCGCCATCGACCGGCTGGGGGCACTGCAATGA
- a CDS encoding 2Fe-2S iron-sulfur cluster-binding protein, with protein sequence MTIVDIGIPRRLVEFTVDGSTVRVPEGSTILDACTAAGKEIPTLCYGDTLEPANACRVCMVEVEGSRTLVPSCSRKAEPGMVVHTDSPRTRTSRKVVLELLASATDLSTTPGVAEWMAEAGADPDRFGPDAATVAQPALVDNELYVRDYEKCILCYKCVDACGDQWQNSFAISVAGRGFDARISTEFSNPLPDSACVYCGNCVEVCPTGALSFKREYDKRADGTWDDSRQTATTTVCTFCGVGCNLTLHVQDNEIVKVTSPHESSVTHGNLCIKGRFGWQHVEKKA encoded by the coding sequence ATGACCATTGTGGACATCGGGATTCCGCGACGGCTCGTGGAGTTCACCGTGGACGGCTCGACGGTCCGCGTACCCGAAGGCTCGACGATCCTCGACGCGTGCACGGCGGCGGGCAAGGAGATCCCGACGCTGTGCTACGGCGACACCCTGGAACCGGCGAACGCCTGCCGGGTCTGCATGGTGGAGGTCGAGGGCTCTCGGACGCTGGTGCCGTCGTGCTCGCGCAAGGCCGAGCCGGGCATGGTGGTGCACACGGACTCCCCGCGGACGCGGACCAGCCGCAAGGTGGTCCTGGAGCTGCTGGCATCGGCGACGGACCTGTCGACCACGCCGGGTGTCGCGGAGTGGATGGCGGAGGCGGGGGCCGATCCGGACCGCTTCGGCCCGGACGCCGCGACCGTCGCGCAACCGGCCCTGGTGGACAACGAGCTGTACGTCCGGGACTACGAGAAGTGCATCCTCTGCTACAAGTGCGTCGACGCGTGCGGCGACCAGTGGCAGAACTCGTTCGCCATCAGCGTGGCCGGCCGCGGCTTCGACGCGCGGATCTCGACGGAGTTCTCGAACCCGTTGCCGGACAGCGCCTGCGTGTACTGCGGCAACTGCGTCGAGGTCTGCCCGACCGGGGCGTTGAGCTTCAAGCGTGAGTATGACAAGCGCGCGGACGGCACCTGGGACGATTCGCGTCAGACGGCGACGACGACGGTGTGCACGTTCTGCGGGGTCGGCTGCAACCTGACGCTGCACGTCCAGGACAACGAGATCGTGAAGGTCACCTCGCCGCACGAAAGTTCGGTGACGCATGGGAACCTCTGCATCAAGGGCCGCTTCGGCTGGCAGCACGTCGAGAAGAAGGCCTAG
- a CDS encoding response regulator, translated as MITILLVDDEPLLRLGFRLVLESQPDLTVVGEAADGGAAVARTAELDPDVVLMDVRMPGVDGITATREIVRGSPRSRVLILTTFDVDEYAFPGLKAGASGFLLKNVPPDDLLTAIRAVARGDAVVAPTVTRRLLDTVADRLPDPAPDGGPPTARGLHRLTERELEVLEKVAAGLSNAEIAGELALSEATVKTHVGRILGKLELRDRVQAVVLAYETGLVRPR; from the coding sequence GTGATCACCATCCTGCTCGTCGACGACGAACCGTTGCTGCGCCTGGGGTTCCGGCTCGTCCTGGAGTCCCAGCCGGACCTGACGGTGGTCGGCGAGGCCGCCGACGGCGGCGCGGCCGTGGCCCGCACGGCCGAGCTCGACCCCGACGTCGTGCTGATGGACGTCCGGATGCCCGGTGTGGACGGGATCACCGCGACCCGCGAGATCGTGCGCGGCTCGCCCCGCTCGCGGGTGCTCATCCTGACCACGTTCGACGTCGACGAGTACGCCTTTCCCGGGCTGAAGGCCGGGGCGAGCGGGTTCCTGCTGAAGAACGTGCCGCCCGACGACCTGCTCACCGCGATCCGCGCGGTCGCGCGCGGCGACGCCGTGGTGGCTCCCACCGTCACCCGCCGCCTGCTGGACACGGTCGCCGACCGGCTGCCCGATCCCGCCCCGGACGGCGGGCCGCCGACCGCCCGCGGCCTGCACCGGCTCACCGAACGCGAGCTCGAGGTGCTCGAGAAGGTGGCCGCCGGGCTGTCCAACGCGGAGATCGCGGGCGAGCTGGCGCTTTCGGAAGCCACGGTGAAGACGCACGTGGGGCGCATCCTCGGCAAGCTGGAGCTGCGCGACCGGGTCCAAGCCGTGGTCCTCGCCTACGAAACCGGCTTGGTCCGGCCGCGCTGA
- a CDS encoding sensor histidine kinase yields the protein MTDVPIDPGFRSAWPGIEPLRAWARRHPVPADLLLACGLLGLALVVGAQGSGSGPQLVVVLLVLVAVLGFRRRFPLTVLVVTAALGVVQDLLGPQFPPTTVAVLIAVYTVAAYRDRYRVAAAVSAVAALTAAGIGEDTGFGTFLARLVFGTAIVTAAFALGVNVRTRRVYLASLHDRAVRAERERDQESQIAAARERARIAREMHDIIAHNLSVMIALADGAAFAARTNGAQAEAAAKHVSATGRQALDEMHRLLTVLRSNGDDSPRAPQPGIAALDELVNHVRATGLPATWTVTGRRFPLPPTVELAVYRVAQEALTNVLKHAVAPTSAKIHLTYDEPAVTLEVLDDGRPAPAAVTGAGHGLSGMRERASVTGGDVEAGPRPGGGWRVLGKFGSGA from the coding sequence GTGACCGACGTACCGATCGACCCCGGGTTCCGCTCCGCGTGGCCGGGCATCGAGCCGCTGCGCGCGTGGGCGCGGCGGCACCCGGTGCCCGCCGACCTGCTGCTGGCGTGCGGCCTCCTCGGCCTGGCGCTCGTCGTCGGCGCGCAGGGCTCGGGCAGCGGGCCCCAGCTGGTCGTGGTCCTGCTCGTGCTGGTCGCGGTGCTGGGGTTCCGGCGGCGGTTCCCGCTGACCGTGCTCGTGGTCACGGCCGCGCTCGGCGTGGTCCAGGACCTGCTCGGACCGCAGTTCCCGCCGACGACCGTCGCCGTGCTGATCGCCGTCTACACCGTCGCCGCCTACCGCGACCGGTACCGCGTCGCGGCGGCGGTGTCGGCGGTCGCCGCGCTCACCGCGGCGGGGATCGGCGAGGACACCGGGTTCGGGACGTTCTTGGCGCGCCTGGTGTTCGGGACCGCGATCGTCACCGCGGCGTTCGCGCTCGGGGTGAACGTGCGGACCCGCCGGGTGTACCTGGCGTCGTTGCACGACCGGGCGGTGCGGGCCGAGCGGGAACGCGACCAGGAGAGCCAGATCGCGGCTGCGCGGGAGCGCGCCCGCATCGCCCGCGAGATGCACGACATCATCGCGCACAACCTCTCGGTGATGATCGCGCTCGCCGACGGCGCCGCGTTCGCCGCCCGCACCAACGGTGCCCAGGCGGAGGCGGCCGCGAAGCACGTCTCGGCGACGGGAAGGCAGGCGCTGGACGAAATGCACCGCCTGCTCACCGTGCTGCGGAGCAACGGCGACGACAGCCCGCGGGCACCACAGCCCGGGATCGCCGCCCTCGACGAGCTGGTCAACCACGTGCGGGCGACCGGGCTGCCCGCGACGTGGACGGTGACCGGCCGCCGGTTCCCGCTGCCGCCGACCGTCGAGCTGGCGGTCTACCGGGTCGCCCAGGAGGCGCTCACCAACGTGCTCAAGCACGCCGTGGCCCCGACGTCGGCGAAGATCCACCTCACCTACGACGAGCCGGCCGTGACTCTCGAGGTGCTCGACGACGGGCGCCCGGCGCCGGCCGCGGTCACCGGCGCCGGGCACGGGCTCAGCGGGATGCGCGAACGCGCGAGCGTCACCGGCGGCGACGTCGAAGCCGGGCCACGGCCCGGTGGCGGCTGGCGGGTGCTGGGGAAGTTCGGGAGCGGCGCGTGA
- a CDS encoding ABC transporter permease subunit, which yields MTTTTGVTFPRVMGSEWVKFRSLQSTPITITAALVGMIGLGWLTCALNADRWPQLTEQSRARLEPTALSIQGYVLVQLAFGVLGVLVVSGEYTTGQIRSTFSAVPTRTPVLGAKAAVFAAVTFVVGEVAAFAAFLGGQAFLSSQDIETNLAVPGVFRAVAGVGLYLTGVGLLGVALGWLVRHTAGAIAALVALVVIVPSLAGALPESWIPHVVPYLPSNAGQALITVRPSALSLAPWTGFAWFCGYVVLALAAAAVVLKRRDA from the coding sequence ATGACGACCACGACCGGCGTGACCTTCCCGCGCGTCATGGGCTCGGAGTGGGTGAAGTTCCGCTCGCTGCAGTCCACGCCGATCACGATCACCGCGGCCCTCGTCGGCATGATCGGTCTCGGCTGGCTCACCTGCGCGCTCAACGCCGACCGCTGGCCGCAGCTCACCGAGCAGAGCCGGGCGCGCCTGGAACCGACCGCACTGAGCATCCAGGGCTACGTCCTGGTCCAGCTCGCGTTCGGGGTGCTGGGGGTGCTCGTGGTCTCCGGGGAGTACACCACCGGGCAGATCCGCTCCACGTTCTCCGCGGTCCCCACCCGCACGCCGGTGCTGGGCGCGAAGGCGGCCGTGTTCGCGGCGGTCACCTTCGTGGTCGGCGAGGTCGCCGCCTTCGCGGCCTTCCTCGGCGGCCAGGCTTTCCTGTCCTCGCAGGACATCGAGACGAACCTGGCCGTGCCCGGCGTCTTCCGCGCCGTGGCCGGCGTCGGGCTCTACCTCACCGGCGTCGGGCTGCTCGGGGTCGCGCTCGGCTGGCTCGTGCGCCACACCGCCGGCGCGATCGCGGCACTGGTCGCCCTGGTCGTGATCGTGCCGAGCCTGGCCGGCGCGCTCCCGGAGAGCTGGATCCCGCACGTCGTGCCGTACCTGCCCAGCAACGCCGGGCAGGCGCTGATCACGGTGCGGCCCTCGGCGCTCAGCCTCGCGCCGTGGACCGGTTTCGCGTGGTTCTGCGGTTACGTCGTCCTCGCGCTCGCCGCGGCCGCCGTCGTGCTGAAGCGGCGGGATGCCTGA
- a CDS encoding ABC transporter ATP-binding protein, producing MIEARAVSKRYGGRTAVDGATFTVVPGAVTGFLGPNGAGKSTTIRMIMGLDAPTSGSVTVNGKAYAGHAAPLREVGALLEAKAVHPGRSAYHHLLALALTTGIPRRRVEEVLDLVGLTGVAHQRAGGFSLGMGQRLGMAAALLGDPATLILDEPVNGLDPQGIRWIRTLLRRLAAEGRTVFVSSHLMSEMALTADHLVVIGRGRVIAETSVRDFISRASADVVRVRTPRAAELRELLTGPGIDVTSTAPGLLEVHGVGSAEVGLLACRHAIPLEELAPVEASLEEAFMELTDDALEYRVHETGGHPA from the coding sequence ATGATCGAGGCACGTGCGGTGTCCAAGCGGTACGGCGGCCGGACCGCGGTGGACGGGGCGACGTTCACCGTCGTTCCCGGTGCGGTGACCGGGTTCCTCGGCCCGAACGGGGCCGGGAAGTCCACCACGATCCGGATGATCATGGGCCTGGACGCGCCCACGTCGGGCTCGGTGACGGTCAACGGCAAGGCCTACGCCGGTCATGCGGCGCCACTGCGGGAGGTCGGCGCGCTGCTCGAAGCCAAGGCCGTCCACCCGGGCCGGTCGGCCTACCACCACCTGCTGGCACTGGCGCTCACCACCGGGATTCCGCGACGGCGCGTCGAGGAGGTGCTCGACCTGGTCGGCCTGACCGGCGTCGCGCACCAGCGGGCCGGCGGGTTCTCCCTCGGCATGGGACAACGGCTCGGCATGGCCGCGGCCCTGCTCGGCGATCCGGCGACGCTGATCCTCGACGAACCCGTCAACGGCCTCGACCCGCAAGGCATCCGGTGGATCCGCACGCTGCTGCGCCGGCTCGCCGCCGAAGGCCGCACGGTGTTCGTCTCCTCGCACCTGATGAGCGAGATGGCGCTGACGGCCGACCACCTCGTGGTGATCGGGCGGGGCCGGGTCATCGCCGAGACGTCGGTGCGCGACTTCATCAGCCGCGCCTCGGCCGACGTCGTCCGGGTCCGCACTCCGCGGGCCGCCGAACTGCGTGAACTGCTGACCGGGCCCGGGATCGACGTCACCAGCACCGCACCCGGGCTGCTCGAGGTGCACGGCGTCGGCAGCGCCGAGGTCGGCCTGCTCGCCTGCCGCCACGCCATCCCGCTCGAAGAGCTCGCGCCGGTCGAGGCGTCGCTCGAAGAGGCGTTCATGGAGCTCACCGACGACGCGCTGGAGTACCGCGTCCACGAAACCGGAGGACACCCCGCATGA
- a CDS encoding hydroxypyruvate isomerase family protein: MPEEGHSLPYVVNLSILFKEVPLPERAAAAREAGFTDVEYWWPFDTAVPARDEVDAFVKSLDGVRLRGLNFFAGDMAAGERGLVSWIGREAEFADSLVVALGIAERTGCRSFNALYGNRLDGEDPAKQDALALVHLATAAEAAAKIGAQLVLEPLSGADRYPLKTAADAVAVLDDLGRDNVRLLADLYHLAVNGDDLDALATTYLSRIGHVQIADAPGRHQPGTGSLDIEGHLAKLQKAGYDGFVGIEYVPEPDTVTSLDWLPITRRGRA; this comes from the coding sequence ATGCCAGAAGAGGGGCACTCCCTGCCGTACGTCGTCAACCTGTCGATCCTGTTCAAGGAGGTACCGCTGCCCGAGCGCGCGGCCGCCGCGCGGGAGGCCGGGTTCACCGACGTCGAGTACTGGTGGCCGTTCGACACCGCGGTCCCCGCGCGCGACGAGGTGGACGCCTTCGTGAAGAGCCTGGACGGCGTCCGGCTGCGCGGGCTGAACTTCTTCGCCGGTGACATGGCGGCGGGGGAGCGGGGCCTGGTGTCGTGGATCGGCCGCGAGGCCGAGTTCGCCGACAGCCTCGTCGTCGCCCTCGGCATCGCCGAACGCACCGGCTGCCGCAGCTTCAACGCGCTCTACGGCAACCGGCTCGACGGCGAAGACCCCGCCAAGCAGGACGCTCTGGCGCTGGTCCACCTCGCGACGGCCGCGGAGGCCGCCGCGAAGATCGGCGCGCAGCTGGTCCTCGAACCGCTCTCCGGCGCGGACCGCTACCCGCTCAAGACCGCCGCGGACGCCGTGGCCGTGCTCGACGACCTCGGGCGCGACAACGTGCGGCTGCTGGCCGACCTGTACCACCTGGCAGTCAACGGCGACGACCTGGACGCACTGGCGACGACGTACCTCTCCCGGATCGGGCACGTGCAGATCGCCGACGCACCCGGGCGCCACCAGCCCGGCACCGGCTCGCTGGACATCGAGGGGCACCTCGCGAAGCTGCAGAAAGCCGGTTACGACGGCTTCGTCGGGATCGAGTACGTCCCGGAGCCCGACACCGTCACGTCGCTGGACTGGCTGCCGATCACCCGAAGGGGACGAGCATGA
- a CDS encoding 2-hydroxy-3-oxopropionate reductase encodes MKLGFIGLGVMGAPMAAHLVAAGHDVSGYDVHTAAGEKLAAAGGRAATSVADAVAGAAVVITMLPNHPQVEEVVLAAGGVLDTAEPGTLLIDMSTIRPETSIEVANTARDKKIRVLDAPVSGGQAGAEQASLSIMVGGEAADFEAAKPVFDAVGKTIVHVGPHGAGQVVKAANQLVVGGIYGLVAEAIVLLEASGVDAAVGLDVLAGGLAGSRILELKRKSMVERQFAPGFRIDLHHKDMGIALAAARQADVALPLTGLVAQLVAAGRAMGYGSLDHSALLKVVEQLSGRVPAEV; translated from the coding sequence ATGAAACTGGGATTCATCGGACTGGGCGTGATGGGCGCCCCGATGGCCGCGCACCTGGTCGCGGCCGGGCACGACGTCAGCGGCTACGACGTGCACACCGCGGCCGGCGAGAAGCTGGCGGCCGCCGGCGGCCGGGCCGCGACGAGCGTCGCCGACGCGGTGGCCGGGGCGGCCGTCGTGATCACGATGCTGCCGAACCACCCGCAGGTCGAGGAGGTCGTGCTGGCCGCGGGCGGGGTCCTCGACACCGCCGAGCCGGGCACGCTCCTGATCGACATGAGCACCATCCGGCCCGAGACGTCGATCGAGGTGGCGAACACCGCGCGGGACAAGAAGATCCGCGTCCTCGACGCGCCCGTCTCGGGCGGGCAGGCCGGCGCCGAGCAGGCATCGCTGTCCATCATGGTCGGTGGGGAAGCGGCCGACTTCGAGGCCGCGAAGCCGGTGTTCGACGCCGTCGGCAAGACCATCGTGCACGTCGGCCCGCACGGCGCCGGACAGGTCGTGAAGGCCGCGAACCAGCTCGTCGTGGGCGGGATCTACGGCCTGGTCGCCGAGGCGATCGTGCTGCTCGAAGCGTCCGGTGTGGACGCCGCGGTCGGGCTCGACGTGCTCGCCGGGGGACTGGCCGGCAGCCGGATCCTCGAGCTCAAGCGCAAGTCCATGGTGGAGCGCCAGTTCGCCCCCGGGTTCCGGATCGACCTGCACCACAAGGACATGGGGATCGCGCTGGCCGCCGCCCGGCAGGCCGACGTCGCGCTCCCGCTCACCGGACTGGTCGCCCAGCTCGTCGCCGCCGGCCGCGCCATGGGGTACGGCTCCCTGGACCACTCGGCCTTGCTGAAGGTCGTCGAACAGTTGTCGGGCCGCGTCCCGGCGGAGGTGTGA
- the gcl gene encoding glyoxylate carboligase, translating to MPRIPAMQAVVDVLESEGVDTVFGCPGAAILPLYNALQGRAIEHLIVRHEEGATHMADGWARTNGNVGVAIGTSGPAGTNMITGLYTAHADSIPMICITGQAATTKLHQEAFQAVDIVEIAKPVTKWAVQVKEAAQLPWIFREAFRIARSGRPGPVLIDLPIDVQKQDIEWDSSIDSPLPVTAVKPASARVERALEMLLAAERPLILAGGGVVLGEASQQLRAAAERLDVPVQVTLMGKGSFPEDHELFAGMAGIQTSQRWANAAFLESDLVLALGARFGDRHTGELSVYRGDRKFIHVDIEPTQLGKVFGPDLGIVSDTREFLDALLAALEKRSPEPRRDWVGRIAELKEALPRRDDFDTFPIKAPRVFKEINETFGEDTYFVTAIGLYQIWSGQFQKAHKPRHYQVCGQAGPLGWEIPAAIGVKKARPEAEVVGVVGDYSFQFLVEELAVAAQYDVGFVLIMLNNEYLGLIRQAETGYDMNFEVDIHYDSNGTDNVKIMEAYGCSGTRVHEPGEIRTSLEWARKEAERTSRPVLVEIMIEREGNAAMGAALDAVKEFEPA from the coding sequence ATGCCCAGAATCCCCGCCATGCAAGCGGTCGTCGACGTCCTGGAAAGCGAAGGCGTCGACACCGTCTTCGGCTGCCCGGGCGCCGCGATCCTCCCGCTGTATAACGCCCTACAAGGCCGCGCGATCGAGCACCTGATCGTCCGCCACGAAGAGGGCGCGACGCACATGGCCGACGGCTGGGCCCGGACGAACGGCAACGTCGGCGTCGCGATCGGCACGTCCGGCCCGGCCGGGACGAACATGATCACCGGGCTCTACACCGCGCACGCGGACTCGATCCCGATGATCTGCATCACCGGCCAGGCGGCGACGACCAAGCTGCACCAGGAAGCCTTCCAGGCCGTCGACATCGTCGAGATCGCCAAGCCGGTGACGAAGTGGGCGGTGCAGGTCAAGGAGGCCGCGCAGCTGCCCTGGATCTTCCGCGAAGCCTTCCGGATCGCCCGGTCCGGCCGCCCGGGCCCGGTGCTCATCGACCTGCCCATCGACGTCCAGAAGCAGGACATCGAGTGGGACTCCTCGATCGACTCGCCGCTGCCGGTGACGGCGGTGAAGCCCGCGTCCGCGCGGGTCGAGCGGGCCCTCGAGATGCTCCTGGCCGCTGAGCGACCGCTGATCCTGGCCGGCGGTGGAGTCGTCCTCGGCGAGGCCAGTCAGCAGCTGCGGGCCGCGGCGGAGCGCTTGGACGTCCCGGTCCAGGTGACGCTGATGGGCAAGGGCAGCTTCCCCGAGGACCACGAGCTGTTCGCCGGGATGGCCGGCATCCAGACGTCCCAGCGGTGGGCCAACGCGGCCTTCCTGGAGTCCGACCTGGTGCTGGCGCTGGGTGCGCGCTTCGGCGACCGGCACACCGGCGAGCTGTCGGTGTACCGGGGTGACCGGAAGTTCATCCACGTCGACATCGAGCCCACCCAGCTGGGCAAGGTGTTCGGGCCGGACCTCGGGATCGTCTCGGACACGCGCGAGTTCCTCGACGCGCTGCTGGCGGCGCTGGAGAAGCGCTCGCCGGAGCCGCGCCGCGACTGGGTCGGCCGGATCGCGGAGCTGAAGGAAGCGCTTCCCCGCCGCGACGACTTCGACACCTTCCCGATCAAGGCGCCGCGGGTCTTCAAGGAGATCAACGAAACCTTCGGCGAAGACACCTACTTCGTCACCGCGATCGGGCTCTACCAGATCTGGTCGGGCCAGTTCCAGAAGGCGCACAAGCCGCGCCACTACCAGGTCTGCGGCCAGGCGGGTCCGCTCGGCTGGGAGATCCCGGCCGCGATCGGCGTCAAGAAGGCGCGCCCGGAAGCCGAAGTCGTCGGTGTGGTCGGCGACTACTCGTTCCAGTTCCTCGTCGAGGAGCTGGCGGTGGCCGCCCAGTACGACGTCGGGTTCGTGCTGATCATGCTCAACAACGAGTACCTCGGGCTGATCCGCCAGGCCGAGACCGGCTACGACATGAACTTCGAGGTCGACATCCACTACGACTCGAACGGCACGGACAACGTGAAGATCATGGAGGCCTACGGCTGCTCGGGCACTCGCGTGCACGAGCCCGGCGAGATCCGGACGTCCCTCGAATGGGCCCGCAAGGAGGCCGAGCGGACCAGCCGCCCGGTCCTGGTGGAGATCATGATCGAGCGCGAGGGCAACGCCGCCATGGGCGCCGCCCTCGACGCCGTGAAGGAGTTCGAGCCCGCCTAG
- a CDS encoding FAD binding domain-containing protein, with the protein MEFLRPATLADALAAKAASPGAVPLAGGTDVMVELNFDHRRPEALLDLGRVAELHEHGTDGGRIRLGAAVPYTRIIAELGTELPGLAMAARTVGSPQIRNRGSVGGNLGAASPAGDSHPALLAADAEVEIASVRGTRIVAAKDFYTGVKRNVLEPDELITSVLLAPATGPQQFSKIGTRNAMVIAVAAFGLALHPSEKRVGTGVGSAAPTPRRALEAEEFLAGELDWDAPKALNDSVKRRFGDLVAAAAAPIDDVRGSAAYRRHALSVMARRTLTWAWTEYCAQLGGSAKCA; encoded by the coding sequence GTGGAATTCCTCCGACCCGCCACGCTGGCCGACGCGCTCGCCGCGAAGGCCGCGAGCCCCGGTGCGGTCCCCCTCGCCGGCGGCACGGACGTGATGGTCGAGCTCAACTTCGACCACCGCCGTCCGGAGGCCCTGCTCGACCTCGGCCGCGTCGCCGAGCTGCACGAGCACGGCACCGACGGCGGCCGGATCCGGCTCGGCGCGGCCGTGCCCTACACCCGGATCATCGCCGAACTGGGCACCGAGCTGCCCGGCCTGGCGATGGCCGCGCGGACCGTCGGGTCCCCGCAGATCCGCAACCGCGGCTCGGTGGGCGGCAACCTGGGCGCGGCTTCACCCGCGGGCGACTCCCACCCGGCGCTGCTGGCCGCCGACGCCGAGGTCGAGATCGCCTCGGTCCGCGGCACCCGGATCGTCGCCGCGAAGGACTTCTACACCGGGGTCAAGCGCAACGTCCTGGAGCCGGACGAGCTGATCACGTCCGTCCTGCTGGCCCCGGCCACCGGGCCGCAGCAGTTCAGCAAGATCGGCACCCGCAACGCGATGGTCATCGCCGTCGCCGCCTTCGGGCTGGCGCTGCACCCGTCGGAAAAGCGCGTCGGCACCGGCGTCGGCTCGGCCGCGCCCACACCTCGGCGGGCTCTCGAAGCCGAGGAGTTCCTGGCCGGCGAGCTGGACTGGGACGCCCCGAAGGCGCTGAACGACTCGGTCAAGCGCCGCTTCGGCGACCTGGTCGCGGCGGCGGCCGCGCCGATCGACGACGTCCGGGGGAGCGCCGCCTACCGCCGCCACGCGCTGTCGGTCATGGCGCGAAGGACGTTGACCTGGGCCTGGACCGAATACTGTGCCCAACTCGGAGGGAGCGCGAAGTGCGCGTGA